The genomic window ttagcagaccattctcttgtttcttctctttcttctcgctCCGTAAGAGTTGGTATTATCAAATCAAACTCAGGCTCTTCGTAcaatccttgattaagtaaatcactaggatcaactccTACGGAGTTGATGAATAATTGAATgttgatcctagtgatttacttaatcaaggattatacgagGAGCCTGAGTCTGATTTGATAATGCCAACTCTTACGGAgtgagaagaaagagaagaaacaagagaatggtctgctaagagagaCGAAATTACACAATCTATGTTGACTaattatatggctagaaatattaggtaggtttagggcttagggttattgtttctatgttatgtatgttttaatattaaaattgtttttttttgttaatgttggttggataatgatattgaaattttagtttgttggcttttgaaattattatgtcttgaatttgatagatattgattatattttaagcttgttagatattgaatttattatgttttaagcttgttgaatattgaatttattatttttaagcttgttggatattgaaatgattgacaatgacaattattaatatagaatgggtaagggcaacaaagaagggacctccAAGCAATTCAAGTGGACAAAGTCGATATAAcatctttttcttgaaattctagcaTATGAGGCCCAGAAAGGAAATAAACATTTTAATACTTTCAAAGAagtttctattaatcgagttgcTGAAGCTATTTCTAAAAGATTTCAAGTTCAATGTGATACGaagcatgtggaaaatcatttgaggactgtaAAAAAACAGTGGCAGATTATATTTACAATTCGGGGTGAAAGTGGTTTTGaatgggatgataacatgaaaatgatcacatgtgatagagcgacatatgatgcagcagtgatggtaatatatgtatatatatattaagtatatttcaattattttttacttgttattctaattgtgtataatatccaacagtcacacaagaagtatgaaccatttttgaataaaagcattgatcattatgatgaaatgacTTTGGTTGTTGGAAAAGATATGGCAACATGGAATTTTGCCAGATcatttgctgacatagatttggatgatggtaacCAAGATTCAGTGCCTATAGACTGCGACAATGAATAAActgaagaggtaagaacaaaagtatcttcatctggcacatccaaacgtaaaagaaaaaatgttcaagaaagtgtcgttcatgaacaaattaaatttgtcggtaaacaacttggcaaaattgctaatgctttggaacaatttactgcggataagacaccacatctttacgaagaagtgatgtcgatggaggaaGAAGAATTTGATAATGACTTCCTGTTTTCTGTGTTTGATTATCTAGTGAATCATGAATGCGAGCccaaagcttttttagttaaaagtaagaagcgTAAAAagatttggcttcaaaaattttctcaatgttgaagatattgatactttttttaatatggagtaatattagttatgcacttgggcaatgttgttgttattatgtggtgtactactaattatgcatttggataaaattattaatttctagtattaattgtggtttggaaaCTAATTTATAAGTATTCAATccgtgttttttttatttttttataacacaattacaaataatttttttgactttggttgttttcaatttatgatggTTAATATTCTagtttaataattgagtattattatatatttaattttatttataaataaatcattgcaatatatgtaaaaataatttaaaatataaatttagtaatatatGTAAAAGCAgcttttccgaaaaatattttcaggaaatctgccaaacaacagaaaatattttacacagattcatccaaacaccagaaaaaaaatcatttccagaaagtaaaacattttccaaaaatcattttccagaaaaatattttattggaaaacaaacggagcctaaaaCCCATTCATTTTACTCGTGTCttggaaaacattttccaaatgtaaaatgttttcaagcttccaaacaccGTAAAACTAGGAAAATATTTTCCTGGCaaacaaacagacccttaatTTCAACCATAGAATAACAAAAAATACCTTTCTTTGCATATTGAAACATAACAACTGAAATGCCAGAACACTATAAAGAATAATTCTTCTTGACTAACTAAACAAAAATTAAGTGCTTTTGTTTAACTTTAATAAGAATTTTAGAATTCCTATAATCTATGACATTTTAGAACTCTCACCTGCATATGCTCAGACCGCTTCCACTCTGGCCACCTCCTTAGCCAACAACGGCAACTCCTCTCCTAACCCTTCTCCATCTATAACACAGAAGTTTCCGCATAGAAAAAGAATAAGATAAAACCAGTGCTCTTCATGTACaaactcaaaaacaaaagaagaagaagaagagaaaatcaatatcaaactcaaaaactTTGCTCTCTCTCTTTTGCACTTCATTTAAAAAGATTATTGATAATAGAAGGTGAGAAGTATTCGCCCTGAGATACCAacaaatattatttgaatgtttgCAGCGCACTCAATGGAAGAGGTCGATGTGCTATGTGATCGATTAGGAATTTTTGTAGATGGCGCGTTACAGTGCATAGGAAATGAAAAAGAGGTTAGTTTGGCTCTAATAGTAATTTTCTCAACTTGATAAAACTTTCATTCCTCTCATCTTTTACACAGTAGACACCCTATCCATAGACTAGAGCTTTTGAACTAATCCTCTTATCTGCAAAATTTCTATTCCATTATATTTAAGATATCTATTTAAGCTTCTATTTTTTTCCAAACACTTTCTTTTAAAGTTTGTTTGGGTGTTTGGTGTGTGAAAAGCTAGGTTAACCTATGATTGGTGTGTATGGCAACTGAAGGGCAGATATAGAGAATCTTACATATTCATTATAACAACATCTTCAAGTAACGAGGAAGAAGTGGAGAACATGGTACAATATCTCTCCCTAAATGCTAACAAGATATACCAAATCTCGGGAACACAGAAGTTCAAGATGCCAAAGCAAGAGGTGAGAATAGCAGATGTATTCCAAGCGGTTGAGAATGCAAAGAGTAGGTTTACAGTGTTCGCATGGGGTTTGGCTGACACCACTCTTGAGGATGTCTTCATCAAGGTTGCTCGTGGGGCGCAGGTCGTCAATATATTATCATGATTCTCACATTCTCTTCTTCTTATTATATCTACGATGTTCATATATGATAAactctttcattcttttttttttctttttgaactaGAAGCATTTCGTTCATCTGCAGATATAGTTGTAatgttgttttttgtttttgtcaTATACGCATTTACTTTGTaaatgttaagtatgactcctatttcagtcaaatttgagaaataattttttagttaaactctgtttatttgtttcaatcaaacactgattagtttagattattttattattatttgacatatgaatttaggctataaataggctcttttacaaccttaaaaattacacccattagatattagaactcataacacatttagagaattttgtgtttacgttttgaaagttctttgttttcgggttttcggggtttagtttttatctcaaTCTTTTTGTACTCTCcgtttcttttgccattatagtaaaattatctttacccgtagTTTTTATCTTCTTTAGAGGAGTTTttctacgttaaatttgtgtgttcaatttcttaatttcttctgttatttttacttgttccttacttaatcgggtcaatctctaacaagtagtatcagagctagttcaattttcataaatcagtCCATTCAGATATGACAGCAAcaatgtttgaaattgagaaatttgatggtgagacaaatttcaatctgtggcaagttcggatgatagcaattctagttcaatctggtttgaaaaaggttgttaccgaaaaaagcctaagaatctaaataaaacagaatgagaagagcttgatgaaaaggctttgtctgcaatcTAGTTGTGCTTTCAAATACGGTAttacaggaggtattgatggagaagacctcatctgccttgtggaacATGTTAGAAACTCTTTGTGTAACTAAGTCTCTGGTTAATAGTTTAGTGTTGAAataacgtctatttacgtttcgaaTGAACGAAgatgagcttcttagagatcacatcagtcaatttattactcttttaaataatttaaagaatgttgaggttcatattgatgatgaagatcaagttatgctattattgtgctttttacctcattcatacaagtctttcagggagaccttgatttatggcagagacaaactctcgttcgaagatgtgaagggtcatttgttgagtagagacaaacttgacaatgagcttcatttggatagcaaggcagataggcaagcttctgttttgatagcatcaaagaaatgagacaaaaggtgtcgctattgaaAAAAGTTAGGTAGCGTCAAAGCATAttgttataaactgtgaaataaaagagctgctgaaagtaacgaggaagatgtaactggtgctaatttggccgatgaaagcggtgatgattttttgttagtgtcaacaagcgataactccaagctcacgtccgagtggatgaTTAGGATATTTTCAGATGTcaagtatgtacctgatttacgaaagaatcacATCtacttgagtattttagacttgaaaggatgcagaatcaacatcgagtcgagcgacattaaagtatctcgtgaagctatcattttgttaaaaggtaaaagaactggcagtctttatattctagaaggttctacagtgactggtgaaatcagacatccctcgtccgttacagagtcgaagtcaactcgtttgaaGCGGAGACAACTTGTTCATAAGAGGAAAAAATGtgtgaccgtttcgttgaagagagtttttttttatggaggttttgaaaagttagggtactgtgttcgtgaaaatcagacccgtgttagttttgatttggcagtgtacaagtcgaaggttagaagtcttccagtttctaagcacatattcgactcaattaattccctgcatagttcaagataggctcgtgacgagctttggcaaagatggtgttgtagaaatatgagtcaaggtggagatttattaaatatgactcatatttcagtcaaattaaagaaataatctTATAGTTAAACACTGTTTATTTGTCTCAATCAAGcattgattagtttagattattttattattttttaatatgaatttagcctataaataggctcttttacaaccttagaaaatacacccattagatattagaactcataacacatttagagaattttgtgtttacgttttgcgggttctttgttttcggggtttagtttttatcattatctttttgtactcttcgtttcttttgccattatagtaaaattatctttgtccgtgattttttatcctctttggatgagttttttcacgttaaatttgtgtgttcaatttctcaatttcttctgttatttttacttatttcttgcttaatcgggtcaatctCTAACAATAAATGAATTGGATTCTCCTTTCTTATTTATGGATTATATAAAACTAGAATTTGTGTTACAAGAGAATGTAAGAGAATGTGTGTGATGCTACTCTATAATATAATGTAAAGAATGTGACAATGTTGCTTCTAGCAAAGTGGGGTTGCAGCAAGAAGAGATTATGGTGGCTAAGCATCCACAAGTGAGGTCAAGTATAAAAACTGATGTAAAAGTAACATAATTTTGTgggttatttgaatgataatttaCATTTGATGCATTTTAAATTAACCTGTTAATTGACTTATAATTCCCATCAAAAAAAACCTTTCATATAAAATTAGCACTTGTAGTACATTgctacttaaattttttttttggatactGGCATAATAATCCCAATGAGAAGGAGACCTCTCACCTCAACACGACCAAGTTATTATTAAGTGAATAATaggtaaaagattaaaaaagaaaaagaaaaatatgaaaatcaaattggaagttttaaaaatatataaaaattctgaaaattttaacaaatcaatattaaaataaattaaaactttagaaaatataaaaataatatttgctTAAAACTATATTTCCTAAATGGAGCTACTGTGTTTGTAATTGAaattatcttattataaaatttacctaattcaagtttaatttatctaattttctTATTCTAaagatgaattataaaattttggtatattaatttaaaatttgataaattttgtaaagtaaatttatcattttgggttaaaggcattacctaCGAATTACccattacaattataattatttgtgtatgtaataaatatacataaaatgatgatataaaaattaaattaaaataaaaattttgatacgTGTAATTCAGTCCATGTGTGAACAGAGAGCTGGAATGATAGGAATAATAAATTCTTCATATTTGGAGATTGGTTAGAGCAAGATTTTTGAAGCTTTCTGAGAGAATCTGACATAAATGAGAAAGGAAAAAATATAGTAAAGAAATGAATGTCTATCCaaataaaaagagagagaaagggaAACTTCTTGTAAATATATTAACCAATGGTTAGACGACGTATATATGGTAATTAACCtttgttatattttaaaattcatttaaaaataaatacataaaaatctctTAAATTGGTAAGTAATCTTAAGAGgattctttctttttattaaacACAAAGACAAAAAGCCAGAGAAAAA from Gossypium hirsutum isolate 1008001.06 chromosome D12, Gossypium_hirsutum_v2.1, whole genome shotgun sequence includes these protein-coding regions:
- the LOC107944391 gene encoding ABC transporter A family member 12 isoform X1; translated protein: MDSLQSLPPLSTLSTSVSSALNAKLGTNHDLTQAPSIVAEFLTQCDDLERNLVHLNRTLESNLASYASFSNRIGHLFGIVNSKLTDLGSSVCLRSSVSDGEGLGEELPSLAKEVARVEAVRAYAAHSMEEVDVLCDRLGIFVDGALQCIGNEKEGRYRESYIFIITTSSSNEEEVENMVQYLSLNANKIYQISGTQKFKMPKQEVRIADVFQAVENAKSRFTVFAWGLADTTLEDVFIKVARGAQVVNILS
- the LOC107944391 gene encoding ABC transporter A family member 12 isoform X2, with the translated sequence MDSLQSLPPLSTLSTSVSSALNAKLGTNHDLTQAPSIVAEFLTQCDDLERNLVHLNRTLESNLASYASFSNRIGHLFGIVNSKLTDLGSSVCLRSSVSAHSMEEVDVLCDRLGIFVDGALQCIGNEKEGRYRESYIFIITTSSSNEEEVENMVQYLSLNANKIYQISGTQKFKMPKQEVRIADVFQAVENAKSRFTVFAWGLADTTLEDVFIKVARGAQVVNILS